The genomic DNA CCATCCGACGCTGCCAGCGTGGCAATCGTGAACGAGAAACGCAGGTTCGAATGCTGGCTTTGCGCATACACCGCCGCGCTGACCAGGTTGTTGATCGTGCTCTGGCTCTGACCGCCTTCGATGTCGAAGTCGATACCGACCATATGCGCGGTGTAGTAACGCGACAGGAAAGTCGCCATTCCCGAGGTGCTACCGCAGGTGAAGACGCCAGCGGCACCGCCGGTCGACACCACATAGCTCAGGCCGGCGCTATTGAGTGCACCGATATTGGCACTGGCAAACGAGGCACCGGGCACACCGCCCCAGTTTTCACTGCCGCATTCACCGGTAGCAAAGGCCAGGGTGATCGCGCCAAGGTTGGACACATGCGAAAGCAGGCTGTTGCTGCCGACGATCGGAATCGCCGAGCCGGTCGCAGCGGCGGTCTGCATGGTGTTGGTGTTCCAGTTGAGGTTCACCGTGACGTCCTTGTACGGGCTGAACAGCATGCTGCTACCGCCGGTCGGCGGCGGCGGGGGCGGCGGCGGCGGGGGAGGAGGTGTACCGCCACCGTTTCCGCCCGAGCATGCGCCCTGAGAAGTCCACGGCTGACCCGAGCCGCTGCCACCGTTATTGGTCGCCGGGTCATTACCCTGGGTCCACCAATTCGCTATGTAATTGATGCCATTTTCGCTGGCCGTGTTGCCGCCGGTGTAAACCTGCGACGCACTCCAGGCCGCGGCGCACGCTGGTGCACTTTGCGCTTCAACCGTTTGTACAGGCGCTACGGCCATCAGGCCGATCGCCATGGCCGCCCCCACTGAACTGCTCAGTGCCCCCAGGACCAAACGTGACACAACGGATCGCTTCTCGGACATGTCTGTCTCCAGCAAATGAATCGGAGTGACGGAACTCCCCCTTGATACCCCGGCGCCATTGGAACGGTCACCCCGAAACGTTCCATGCATAGCCGGTTTTCTTCGTTCAGAGCGCTGCTGTGATAGTCCTGCGTGACAACGTTGTCTAGCGAAATATCTAGAAATTATTTTGGCTCGCGTCAAAATGCCAATTGCATCACAGGTTGACGGGAAAGCATAAAGGTTTTGTCTAAAATTAGATCGTTCTATTCTCGCGCCGCAGCATAAAAAGGCTTGTTTTGTGAGCTATGCCGTCGTTATCGCCTTTTGTAATAACCAGGAAGATAATTCGCATGAAAATGCGTAATTTCTCCCATCCGCTGATTATCTGGCCGGATGTAGCTCGATTCTGTCCTTGAATGAAATGTCTCGCTTTGTCCTGCTCCGAGTCATGCCTGACAA from Dyella sp. GSA-30 includes the following:
- a CDS encoding carbohydrate-binding protein: MSRLVLGALSSSVGAAMAIGLMAVAPVQTVEAQSAPACAAAWSASQVYTGGNTASENGINYIANWWTQGNDPATNNGGSGSGQPWTSQGACSGGNGGGTPPPPPPPPPPPPTGGSSMLFSPYKDVTVNLNWNTNTMQTAAATGSAIPIVGSNSLLSHVSNLGAITLAFATGECGSENWGGVPGASFASANIGALNSAGLSYVVSTGGAAGVFTCGSTSGMATFLSRYYTAHMVGIDFDIEGGQSQSTINNLVSAAVYAQSQHSNLRFSFTIATLAASDGSFGGVNSLGDMVVRAVKASSLSNYTINLMVMDYGAAGPGICVVSGGACDMGQSAIQAAKNLEHTYGIAASHIELTPMIGVNDNSAELFSIANTDTMVSWAVSNGLAGVHFWSLDRDTPCSQSTASPTCNSVPSTTALQYTKRFLSDLGR